From the genome of Solidesulfovibrio carbinolicus, one region includes:
- a CDS encoding IMP cyclohydrolase has product MDFLPVKRALLSVTDKSGLPELARFLSAAGVELVSTGGTRKMLVEAGLPVTSVSDVTGFPEILNGRVKTLHPNVHGGILADKDNPEHVATLEKHGIVAFDMVVVNLYAFGKALEKGLPLPEMVEQIDIGGPTLLRASAKNFASILVVPDPAFYPEVMDALAQNGMKAPLALRQKTAAATFRQTSVYDDAIATYLAGA; this is encoded by the coding sequence ATGGATTTTCTGCCTGTCAAACGGGCGCTTTTAAGCGTCACGGACAAGTCCGGCCTGCCCGAACTGGCCCGGTTCCTGTCCGCCGCCGGCGTCGAACTCGTCTCCACCGGCGGCACCCGCAAGATGCTCGTCGAAGCCGGCCTGCCCGTCACCTCCGTCAGCGACGTGACGGGGTTCCCGGAAATTTTAAACGGCCGCGTCAAAACCCTGCACCCCAATGTCCACGGCGGCATCCTGGCCGACAAGGACAATCCCGAACACGTCGCCACCCTGGAAAAACACGGCATCGTCGCCTTCGACATGGTGGTGGTCAATCTCTACGCCTTCGGCAAGGCCCTGGAAAAGGGACTGCCCCTGCCGGAGATGGTGGAGCAGATCGACATCGGCGGGCCGACGCTGCTGCGCGCTTCGGCGAAAAATTTCGCCTCCATCCTGGTGGTGCCCGATCCGGCCTTCTATCCCGAGGTCATGGACGCCCTGGCCCAAAACGGCATGAAAGCGCCGTTGGCCCTGCGCCAGAAAACCGCCGCCGCCACCTTCCGCCAGACCAGCGTCTACGACGACGCCATCGCCACCTACCTGGCGGGCGCTTAA
- a CDS encoding tetratricopeptide repeat protein, with protein MSGQLDYEINKELGECYLFMGDLDKAEEYYGKAMTSNGVHPDPYLGLATIAVQRGKLDEAMTLYRKASSIEADDRSLSGMALIEMERGQSAEAFTHFKGALSKNPENLVALFGLVRLAHADDRLDDVLPYLQDYLALDPLKHEVRFTLAGCLVSLGRHGEAGAEIDQILLQDPANDAARELADELKRIAA; from the coding sequence ATGAGTGGGCAACTCGACTACGAAATCAACAAGGAACTCGGCGAATGCTATCTGTTCATGGGCGACCTGGACAAGGCCGAGGAATATTACGGCAAGGCCATGACCAGCAACGGCGTGCACCCCGACCCCTATCTGGGGTTGGCCACCATCGCCGTGCAGCGCGGCAAGCTTGACGAGGCCATGACGCTGTACCGCAAGGCGTCTTCCATTGAGGCCGACGACCGGTCCCTGTCCGGCATGGCGCTTATTGAGATGGAGCGCGGCCAGTCGGCCGAGGCGTTTACCCATTTCAAGGGCGCGCTGTCCAAGAACCCGGAAAACCTGGTGGCCCTTTTCGGCCTGGTCCGTCTGGCCCATGCCGACGACCGCCTGGACGACGTCCTGCCCTATCTGCAGGACTATCTGGCCCTGGACCCGCTCAAGCACGAGGTCCGCTTCACCCTGGCCGGTTGTCTGGTGAGCCTTGGCCGCCATGGCGAAGCCGGGGCGGAGATCGACCAGATCCTGCTCCAGGACCCGGCCAACGACGCCGCCCGGGAACTGGCCGACGAGCTCAAGCGCATCGCGGCCTAG
- the flgB gene encoding flagellar basal body rod protein FlgB: MKTIFSSNLGLLGKVLDLHQERQNVVMSNLANQDVPAFKARTLEFEQELQAALNIDGRGKMTRTSGGHMPTVFNAAGFEGNLEMGWKPRVVQGLDSVDMDKEMAVMAKNTLMYNALTDITKKSFEGLQKVIMDGGK, encoded by the coding sequence ATGAAAACCATTTTTTCAAGTAATCTCGGGCTTCTCGGCAAGGTTCTGGACCTGCACCAGGAGCGTCAGAATGTCGTCATGTCCAACCTGGCCAACCAGGACGTGCCCGCCTTCAAGGCCCGCACCCTGGAGTTCGAGCAGGAACTGCAAGCCGCGCTCAATATCGACGGCCGGGGCAAGATGACGCGCACCAGCGGCGGCCACATGCCCACGGTGTTTAATGCCGCCGGCTTCGAGGGCAACCTGGAGATGGGCTGGAAGCCCCGGGTCGTCCAGGGCCTGGACAGCGTGGACATGGATAAGGAAATGGCGGTCATGGCCAAGAATACGCTCATGTACAACGCCCTGACCGACATCACCAAGAAGAGTTTCGAAGGCCTGCAAAAGGTCATCATGGACGGAGGCAAGTAA
- the flgC gene encoding flagellar basal body rod protein FlgC — protein MDLFTAMDIGSSGMSAQRTTMNTISMNLANIKTTRTVNGGGPYVRKSVMLESTPVDSPFSKAMQSAQDRDLAGVKVTSLVNDNRPFRMQYEPGHPDANADGYVAYPDINVVEEMANMITAMRSYEASSSSIGTVKNMFNKALEIGR, from the coding sequence ATGGACCTCTTCACCGCAATGGACATCGGTTCGTCGGGCATGTCGGCCCAGCGGACCACCATGAACACCATCTCCATGAACCTGGCCAACATCAAGACCACCCGGACGGTCAACGGCGGCGGCCCTTACGTGCGCAAGTCCGTCATGCTCGAATCGACCCCGGTGGACAGCCCGTTTTCCAAGGCCATGCAGTCGGCCCAGGACCGCGACCTGGCCGGCGTCAAGGTCACAAGCCTGGTCAACGACAACCGCCCGTTCCGCATGCAGTACGAGCCCGGCCACCCCGACGCCAACGCCGACGGCTACGTAGCCTACCCCGACATCAACGTGGTCGAGGAAATGGCCAACATGATCACGGCCATGCGCAGCTACGAAGCCTCCAGCTCGTCCATCGGCACCGTCAAGAACATGTTCAACAAGGCCCTGGAAATCGGCCGCTAA
- the fliE gene encoding flagellar hook-basal body complex protein FliE produces the protein MAIPSLALAAYQNALSQSGAIEAKVSRSLAKPAAPAEGFGQMLTDSVKRVNDMQNGKDAMVQSFASGQTQNVHELMINLQKASSAMQMTTAVRGKVIEAYRELVKIQF, from the coding sequence ATGGCCATCCCTTCCCTCGCCCTCGCCGCCTACCAGAACGCCCTGTCCCAGTCCGGGGCCATCGAAGCCAAGGTGTCGCGCTCCCTGGCCAAGCCGGCCGCCCCGGCCGAAGGGTTCGGCCAGATGCTCACCGACTCCGTCAAGCGCGTCAACGACATGCAAAACGGCAAGGACGCCATGGTCCAGTCCTTTGCCTCGGGCCAGACCCAAAACGTCCACGAACTCATGATCAATCTGCAAAAGGCCAGCTCCGCCATGCAGATGACCACGGCCGTGCGCGGCAAGGTCATCGAGGCCTACCGCGAACTCGTCAAGATCCAGTTCTAG
- the fliF gene encoding flagellar basal-body MS-ring/collar protein FliF, translating into MPDFLKQNFEKLIQYWSNRSAAQRIMLAGLAASLVAAFVVMLFILNQPDMRVLYTNMPQEDASRVVELLKASKTPYELRDNGGTVLVPAEAVYEQRLKVAGEGVMRGQGIGFELFDELKVGQTDFVQRINYTRALQGELARTISEFPQIEKARVHLVLPHKSLFIEEQKKATASVVLTLRKGQKLDAKQLQGIVNLVAMSVEGLTPDHITVTDTTGQSLYQPRGEGGLDGLTTTQFEYKNTFESNLENRLEQILTPILGPGRSLAKVNAELDFSQRTIRKELYDPNATVVRSEQKNEESTSGTAAVDASGVTTTPRGGGQAVPNTNFRGEGYSGTESTQKSSRENKTTNYEINKEEQNVVTPVGDLKRQSIAVIVDGTYEKVEGTKNWKFVPRSAEELERIKQIVARAAGLDPARGDEIQVSSFEFGAPDGSAEPSLVQTMLEYAQRLGKPFINGLLIFLFLILVVRPVVLALIRPRVTEEEIETLERLPEGEARLALAEAVESEEAAAMLEPGRQFELAKHLALQLFEENMEQSISLLKTWLKQEA; encoded by the coding sequence ATGCCCGACTTCCTCAAGCAAAACTTCGAGAAGCTCATCCAGTACTGGTCCAACCGTTCCGCCGCCCAGCGCATCATGCTGGCCGGACTGGCCGCTTCCCTGGTCGCCGCCTTCGTGGTCATGCTGTTTATTCTCAACCAGCCCGACATGCGCGTGCTCTACACCAACATGCCCCAGGAAGACGCCTCCCGGGTGGTGGAGCTCCTCAAGGCCTCCAAGACCCCCTACGAGCTGCGCGACAACGGGGGCACCGTGCTGGTGCCGGCCGAGGCCGTCTACGAGCAGCGCCTCAAGGTGGCCGGCGAAGGCGTCATGCGCGGCCAGGGCATCGGCTTCGAACTGTTTGACGAACTCAAGGTCGGCCAGACCGACTTCGTCCAGCGCATCAACTACACCCGGGCGCTGCAAGGCGAACTGGCCCGCACCATTTCCGAATTCCCCCAGATCGAAAAGGCCCGGGTCCACCTGGTGCTGCCCCACAAGAGCCTTTTTATCGAGGAACAAAAGAAGGCCACCGCCTCGGTGGTGCTGACCCTGCGCAAGGGCCAAAAACTTGACGCCAAGCAGCTCCAGGGCATCGTCAACCTCGTGGCCATGTCCGTGGAAGGCCTCACCCCCGACCACATCACCGTCACCGACACCACCGGCCAGTCCCTGTACCAGCCGCGCGGCGAAGGCGGCCTCGACGGCCTGACCACCACCCAGTTCGAATACAAGAACACCTTCGAATCCAACCTCGAAAACCGCCTCGAACAGATCCTCACCCCCATCCTCGGCCCGGGCCGCTCCCTGGCCAAGGTCAACGCGGAACTCGATTTCAGCCAGCGCACCATCCGCAAGGAACTCTACGACCCCAACGCCACCGTGGTGCGCAGCGAACAGAAAAACGAGGAATCCACTTCCGGCACGGCGGCCGTGGACGCCTCGGGCGTCACCACCACCCCGCGCGGCGGCGGACAGGCCGTGCCCAACACCAATTTCCGGGGCGAAGGCTATTCCGGCACCGAGTCCACCCAGAAGTCCAGCCGGGAAAACAAGACCACCAACTACGAAATCAACAAGGAAGAGCAAAACGTCGTCACCCCCGTTGGCGACTTGAAGCGCCAGTCCATAGCGGTTATCGTGGACGGGACCTACGAGAAGGTCGAGGGGACCAAGAACTGGAAGTTCGTGCCCCGCTCGGCCGAGGAACTGGAACGCATCAAGCAGATCGTGGCCCGGGCCGCCGGTCTGGACCCGGCCCGCGGCGACGAGATCCAGGTGTCGAGCTTTGAGTTCGGCGCGCCGGACGGATCGGCCGAGCCGAGCCTGGTGCAGACCATGCTGGAATACGCCCAGCGGCTGGGCAAGCCCTTCATCAACGGCCTGCTCATCTTCCTGTTCCTTATCCTGGTCGTGCGGCCGGTGGTGCTGGCGCTCATTCGTCCGCGGGTCACCGAAGAGGAGATCGAAACCTTGGAAAGACTGCCCGAAGGCGAAGCCCGGCTGGCCCTGGCCGAGGCTGTGGAAAGCGAAGAGGCGGCGGCCATGCTGGAACCCGGCCGCCAGTTCGAGCTGGCCAAGCACCTGGCCTTGCAACTGTTCGAAGAAAACATGGAGCAGTCCATTTCGCTGCTCAAGACCTGGCTTAAGCAGGAGGCCTAA
- the fliG gene encoding flagellar motor switch protein FliG gives MPAMMSGPQKTAVLCLALGEKFAGEVFKRLDRREIAAISKAMLDIETVPKEQVEEVVHEFNDALQTGRDMVTGGADQVRRLLSKTLDSDTAKYIMETLELDTGPTPFQELGNVSPRILAQILRNEHPQTLALILGHLHPEQAAELLQNLPSGVRAEVLMRLSKLEAVAEDMLMEVDKVLQNQLIAMGGKEGKKVGGITAVAEILNAVDRATEEEVLSEIEEESAQTAEDIRNLMFVFEDIKALDDRAIRELLKEVSNEELTQALKGASEELRDKFFRNLSERAANMIQEDLEIMGPIRLAEVEGAQQNVVKTVRRLEAEGKIAIGRGGGDVFV, from the coding sequence ATGCCCGCCATGATGTCCGGTCCGCAAAAGACCGCCGTTCTCTGTCTGGCCCTGGGCGAAAAGTTCGCCGGGGAGGTGTTCAAACGCCTGGATCGGCGCGAAATCGCCGCCATCTCCAAGGCCATGCTGGACATCGAAACCGTGCCCAAGGAACAGGTCGAGGAAGTGGTCCACGAGTTCAACGACGCCCTCCAGACCGGACGCGACATGGTCACGGGCGGCGCGGACCAGGTGCGCCGGCTGTTGTCCAAGACCCTGGACTCGGACACGGCCAAGTACATCATGGAAACCCTCGAACTCGATACCGGCCCGACCCCGTTCCAGGAACTGGGCAACGTCTCGCCGCGCATCCTGGCCCAGATCCTGCGCAACGAGCATCCCCAGACCCTGGCCCTGATCCTTGGCCACCTGCACCCCGAGCAGGCCGCCGAGCTGCTGCAAAACCTGCCCTCGGGCGTGCGCGCCGAGGTGCTCATGCGCCTGTCCAAGCTCGAAGCCGTGGCCGAGGACATGCTCATGGAAGTGGACAAGGTGCTGCAAAACCAGCTCATCGCCATGGGCGGCAAGGAAGGCAAGAAGGTCGGCGGCATCACCGCCGTGGCCGAAATCCTCAATGCCGTGGACCGGGCCACCGAAGAGGAAGTCCTCTCCGAGATCGAGGAAGAATCCGCCCAGACGGCCGAGGACATCCGCAACCTCATGTTCGTCTTCGAGGACATCAAGGCCCTGGACGACCGGGCCATCCGCGAACTGCTCAAGGAAGTCTCCAACGAGGAGCTCACCCAGGCCTTAAAGGGCGCTTCCGAGGAACTGCGCGACAAGTTCTTCCGCAACCTGTCCGAACGCGCCGCCAACATGATCCAGGAAGACCTGGAAATCATGGGCCCCATCCGACTGGCCGAGGTCGAAGGCGCCCAGCAAAACGTGGTCAAGACCGTGCGGCGCCTGGAAGCCGAGGGCAAGATCGCCATAGGCCGCGGAGGCGGCGATGTCTTTGTCTGA
- a CDS encoding FliH/SctL family protein, which produces MSLSDEEATGVLTGRVILGAGLAGPGETTVAELEAHRSPEELEKVELRFWERLRAKATAKAQTILAEAMAEAERLRETARQEGYAAGHAEGRADADAAAAEAAAAAAAEHEATLDHLGASFGAMAEALTGERVRLWDLQRDEFLTLLRLAVERTVNVAIDARREEILAALLHEALEAIDAKAEPTLTVHPEDEALLRELLTRAKAERPALDRVSVRVNPALVPGSLYLEYPEGLVDNTIASRFAEVEAIFAHLAAAPAPGEAGDAAPDAAPGDVRPGAPGDDHAHG; this is translated from the coding sequence ATGTCTTTGTCTGATGAAGAGGCGACCGGCGTCCTGACTGGCCGGGTCATCCTCGGGGCGGGTTTGGCCGGCCCGGGCGAGACCACCGTGGCCGAGCTGGAAGCCCACCGCTCCCCCGAGGAACTCGAAAAGGTCGAGCTCCGGTTCTGGGAACGCCTGCGGGCCAAGGCCACGGCCAAGGCCCAGACCATCCTCGCCGAGGCCATGGCCGAGGCCGAGCGCCTGCGCGAGACGGCCCGCCAGGAAGGCTACGCCGCCGGCCACGCCGAAGGCCGGGCCGACGCCGACGCGGCCGCCGCCGAAGCCGCCGCCGCCGCCGCTGCGGAACACGAAGCGACCCTGGACCACCTGGGCGCGTCCTTCGGGGCCATGGCCGAGGCCCTGACCGGCGAGCGCGTCCGGTTGTGGGATCTCCAGCGCGACGAATTTCTGACGCTGCTGCGTCTGGCCGTGGAGCGCACCGTCAACGTGGCCATCGACGCCCGGCGCGAGGAAATTCTCGCGGCGCTGCTGCACGAAGCCCTGGAAGCCATCGACGCCAAGGCCGAACCCACCCTCACCGTCCACCCCGAGGACGAGGCCCTGCTGCGCGAGCTGCTCACCCGGGCCAAGGCCGAACGCCCGGCCCTGGACCGGGTGTCCGTGCGCGTCAACCCCGCCCTTGTTCCCGGCAGCCTCTATCTCGAATATCCCGAAGGCCTGGTGGACAACACCATCGCCAGCCGGTTCGCCGAAGTCGAAGCGATTTTCGCCCATCTGGCCGCTGCCCCGGCCCCGGGCGAGGCCGGCGACGCGGCCCCCGACGCCGCCCCTGGCGACGTGAGGCCGGGAGCGCCCGGGGACGATCATGCCCACGGTTGA
- a CDS encoding FliI/YscN family ATPase has translation MPTVDAAGAISLLSAMQPMKTYGKVSKVVGLIAEGRGIRAPVGSVCHMLPQGEAPGTEVPAEVVGFRDGACLFMPYGDLRGIAPGTLIRNTSTPPLFPVGRRYLGRVVDAFGNPIDNGEPVVPRRFNPIFAPAPSPMDRPRICDPMDVGVRAINGCLTLGKGQRVGIMAGSGVGKSTLMGMIARNTVADVNVIGLVGERGRELREFIEKDLGPEGMARSVVVVATSDQSPLIRMRAAYAATAMAEFFRDEGNDVILMMDSVTRFAMAGREVGLAAGEPPTTRGYTPSVFAQLPKLLERAGKNGLGSITGIYTVLVDGDDFNEPIADCVRSILDGHIVLTRDLADQGHFPAIDVLKSISRLRSDVTPKDALAASRELIRLLATYRRVEDMVNIGAYARGANPEIDRAIDMIGPINTFLRQDVAERQSLEECFQAVIALIGKK, from the coding sequence ATGCCCACGGTTGACGCGGCCGGGGCCATTTCGCTGCTGTCGGCCATGCAGCCCATGAAGACCTACGGCAAGGTCTCCAAGGTGGTGGGGCTTATCGCCGAGGGACGCGGCATCCGCGCGCCGGTGGGGTCGGTGTGCCACATGCTGCCCCAGGGCGAAGCCCCGGGCACGGAAGTGCCGGCCGAGGTGGTGGGCTTTCGCGACGGGGCCTGTCTGTTCATGCCCTACGGCGACCTGCGCGGCATTGCGCCCGGAACCCTTATCCGCAACACCAGCACGCCGCCGCTGTTTCCGGTGGGCCGGCGCTACCTCGGCCGGGTGGTGGACGCCTTCGGCAATCCCATCGACAACGGCGAGCCCGTCGTGCCGCGCCGCTTCAATCCCATCTTCGCCCCGGCCCCCTCGCCCATGGACCGGCCGCGCATCTGCGACCCCATGGACGTGGGCGTGCGGGCCATAAACGGCTGCCTGACCCTGGGCAAGGGCCAGCGCGTGGGCATCATGGCCGGTTCGGGCGTGGGCAAATCCACGCTCATGGGCATGATCGCCCGCAACACCGTGGCCGACGTCAACGTCATTGGGCTGGTGGGCGAACGCGGCCGCGAGCTGCGGGAATTTATTGAAAAGGACCTCGGCCCCGAGGGCATGGCCCGGTCGGTGGTGGTGGTCGCCACCTCGGACCAGAGTCCGCTGATCCGTATGCGCGCCGCCTACGCCGCCACGGCCATGGCCGAATTTTTCCGCGACGAAGGCAACGACGTCATCCTCATGATGGACTCCGTCACCCGCTTCGCCATGGCCGGGCGCGAGGTCGGCCTGGCCGCCGGCGAACCGCCGACCACGCGCGGCTACACGCCCTCGGTCTTCGCCCAGCTGCCCAAGCTGCTGGAGCGGGCCGGAAAAAACGGCCTGGGCAGCATCACCGGCATCTACACCGTGCTGGTCGATGGCGACGACTTCAACGAACCCATCGCCGACTGCGTGCGCTCCATCCTTGACGGCCACATCGTCCTGACCCGCGATCTGGCCGACCAGGGCCATTTCCCGGCCATCGACGTCTTGAAAAGCATCAGCCGCCTGCGCTCCGACGTGACGCCCAAGGACGCCCTTGCCGCCTCGCGCGAGCTCATCCGCTTGCTCGCCACCTACCGGCGGGTGGAAGACATGGTCAACATCGGGGCCTACGCCCGGGGGGCCAACCCGGAAATCGACCGGGCCATCGACATGATCGGCCCCATCAACACCTTTCTGCGCCAGGACGTGGCCGAACGGCAAAGCCTGGAAGAGTGCTTCCAGGCCGTTATCGCCCTCATCGGCAAGAAGTAA
- a CDS encoding pyridoxal phosphate-dependent aminotransferase, which translates to MNPACKDITSFLVMDILERAQAIEAAGNRVIHLEIGEPDFDIPECVKDAAQKAVAEGRTHYTHSLGIRELREALCALYADEYGVKISPERILVAGGTSPAMLLAFGVLARPGKHMLLTDPAYACYPNFLRFTGLTPRYVAVDEEDGFQWTPQRIWESVSEDTAAILLNSPANPTGTLLSDDAVEAACACGAPVVSDEIYHGLTYAGPARSALQFSDDALVLNGFSKRFAMTGLRLGYLIAPASLMPLLQKLQQNLFICASSVAQWAGLAALSPDGLAAAEAMRQTYDARRKVLLAGLSRLGLSPRVEPTGAFYVFVRADHLHPNSLALAYDILEKAHVGVTPGIDFGPGGEGHLRFSYANSLENIEEGLARLERYIADHCR; encoded by the coding sequence ATGAACCCCGCCTGCAAGGACATCACCTCGTTTCTCGTCATGGACATCCTCGAACGCGCCCAGGCCATCGAGGCGGCCGGCAACCGCGTCATCCACCTGGAGATCGGCGAACCGGACTTTGACATCCCCGAGTGCGTCAAGGACGCGGCGCAAAAGGCCGTGGCCGAGGGCCGCACCCACTATACACATAGTCTGGGCATCCGCGAGCTGCGCGAGGCCCTGTGCGCCCTTTACGCCGACGAATACGGCGTGAAGATCAGTCCGGAGCGGATTCTGGTCGCCGGCGGCACCTCGCCGGCCATGCTGCTGGCCTTCGGCGTCCTGGCCCGGCCGGGCAAGCACATGCTGCTCACCGATCCGGCCTATGCCTGCTACCCCAATTTCCTGCGCTTCACCGGACTGACGCCGCGTTATGTGGCCGTGGACGAAGAAGACGGCTTCCAGTGGACGCCCCAGCGTATCTGGGAGTCGGTGAGCGAAGACACCGCCGCCATCCTGCTCAATTCCCCGGCCAACCCCACCGGCACGCTGCTGTCCGACGACGCCGTGGAGGCAGCCTGCGCCTGCGGCGCGCCGGTGGTGTCCGACGAAATCTACCACGGCCTGACCTACGCCGGCCCGGCCCGCAGCGCCCTGCAATTTTCCGACGACGCCCTGGTGTTAAACGGCTTTTCCAAACGTTTCGCCATGACCGGGCTGCGTCTGGGCTATCTCATCGCGCCGGCCTCGCTCATGCCGCTTTTGCAAAAGCTTCAGCAAAACCTGTTCATCTGCGCCTCGTCCGTGGCCCAATGGGCCGGGCTGGCCGCGCTGTCCCCGGACGGGCTGGCCGCGGCCGAGGCCATGCGCCAGACTTACGACGCCCGGCGCAAGGTCCTTTTGGCCGGCCTGTCGCGCCTGGGACTCTCGCCGCGCGTGGAACCCACCGGCGCGTTTTACGTGTTCGTGCGGGCCGACCACCTGCACCCCAACTCCCTGGCCCTGGCCTACGACATCTTGGAAAAAGCCCACGTGGGCGTCACCCCGGGCATCGACTTCGGCCCGGGCGGCGAGGGACATCTGCGGTTTTCCTACGCCAACTCCCTGGAGAACATCGAGGAAGGCCTGGCCCGGCTGGAGCGGTACATCGCCGACCATTGCCGGTAG
- a CDS encoding response regulator, with the protein MASQAVAAQAPRPTLAQALREMETIFENALVGMVLARDNRFVKVNARGAELLGCPGEQLIGRTAEALFDAPEAYQAFVRQAYDDMRQHGLHVGEHQFLRPDGTRLILRTAARQISPGNAAEGVVWAFDDITDQKRLAEELLASKRAAEAASRAKTQFLANISHELRTPLNGILGIAQLLLDKGGDEETREYLSVIRQSAATLTNIVGELLDLSNVEAGRLRLAPREFELAAELTPLLRNFMAQSLPRSFEFSYFFDPGLPERIIGDANRIKQILINLVGNAFKYTRRGHVTVRVAPGGEAAGPGAEGFASPEGRARLRLVVEDTGIGIEPGRERSIFEPFGIGEDYLTKKYSGAGLGLAIARRLARMMGGDVTFVSELGRGSTFTVTLECGLPLPAQKPRRTRPARRGLESEKPAQPGGGLRILLAEDEPVNRIFTVRALQKLGHAVDAAADGREALAMLERGAYDLVLMDIQMPRLNGLEATRRIRSGQVEGVPPTMPVVALTAYAMEGDRQKGLEAGMDEYVTKPFEPAELTAAMERALAK; encoded by the coding sequence GTGGCCAGCCAAGCCGTAGCGGCGCAGGCACCTCGCCCGACCCTGGCCCAGGCCCTTCGCGAGATGGAGACCATCTTCGAAAACGCCCTGGTCGGCATGGTCCTGGCCCGGGACAACCGGTTCGTCAAGGTCAACGCCCGGGGCGCGGAGCTGCTGGGCTGTCCGGGCGAGCAACTCATCGGCCGCACGGCCGAGGCGCTGTTCGATGCTCCCGAGGCCTATCAGGCCTTCGTGCGCCAGGCCTATGACGACATGCGCCAGCACGGCCTGCATGTCGGCGAGCACCAATTCCTGCGCCCCGACGGTACGCGCCTGATCCTTCGCACCGCCGCCCGGCAGATCAGCCCGGGCAACGCGGCCGAGGGCGTGGTCTGGGCTTTTGACGACATCACCGACCAAAAGCGTCTGGCCGAGGAACTGCTGGCCTCCAAGCGAGCGGCCGAGGCGGCCAGCCGGGCCAAGACCCAGTTTCTGGCCAACATCAGCCACGAACTGCGCACGCCCCTAAACGGCATCCTCGGCATTGCCCAGCTCCTGCTCGACAAGGGCGGCGACGAGGAGACCCGGGAGTATCTGAGCGTCATCCGCCAGTCGGCGGCCACGCTGACCAACATCGTCGGCGAGCTGCTCGATCTCTCCAATGTGGAGGCTGGCCGGCTGCGCCTGGCCCCCCGCGAGTTCGAGCTGGCCGCCGAACTCACGCCCCTTTTGCGCAATTTCATGGCCCAGAGCCTGCCGCGTTCGTTTGAATTTTCCTACTTTTTCGACCCGGGCCTGCCCGAGCGGATCATCGGCGACGCCAACCGCATCAAGCAGATTCTCATCAATCTGGTGGGCAACGCCTTCAAGTACACCCGCCGGGGCCACGTGACGGTGCGCGTCGCGCCGGGGGGCGAGGCCGCCGGCCCGGGGGCGGAGGGCTTTGCCTCGCCGGAGGGGCGCGCGCGGCTGCGTCTGGTGGTGGAAGATACCGGCATCGGTATTGAGCCGGGCCGGGAGCGGTCCATCTTCGAGCCTTTCGGCATCGGCGAGGATTACCTGACCAAGAAGTACAGCGGCGCGGGCCTGGGGCTGGCCATCGCCCGCCGGCTGGCCCGGATGATGGGCGGCGACGTGACGTTTGTGTCTGAGCTAGGCCGGGGCAGCACGTTTACGGTCACCCTGGAATGCGGCCTGCCGCTCCCGGCGCAAAAGCCGCGTCGGACTCGGCCGGCGCGTCGCGGTCTGGAGAGCGAGAAGCCGGCGCAGCCCGGCGGTGGCCTGCGCATCCTTTTGGCCGAGGACGAGCCGGTCAACCGTATTTTCACGGTGCGCGCGCTCCAAAAGCTCGGCCATGCCGTGGACGCGGCGGCCGACGGCCGCGAGGCCCTGGCCATGCTGGAGCGCGGCGCGTACGATCTGGTGCTCATGGACATTCAGATGCCGCGTTTAAACGGCCTGGAGGCCACCCGGCGCATCCGTTCGGGCCAGGTGGAGGGCGTGCCCCCGACCATGCCGGTGGTGGCGCTGACGGCCTACGCCATGGAGGGCGACCGCCAAAAGGGCCTGGAGGCAGGCATGGACGAGTACGTGACCAAGCCTTTCGAGCCGGCCGAGCTGACGGCGGCCATGGAGCGGGCCCTGGCCAAGTAG